In the genome of Limnobaculum zhutongyuii, one region contains:
- a CDS encoding regulatory protein RecX, translating into MKSLLPRAMRLLAQRDYSEQEMRRKLAAHSPFDRTAEKEPISKESIDQAIEYCHQYNWLNDAEYSRKFIISRSHKGYGRQRIQSELQQKGIDRDDISRAMQECEIDWYEKAKKVATQRFGDDIPSDWKERSKMQRYLAYRGFAQDEIQSVFTDSE; encoded by the coding sequence ATGAAATCACTATTACCACGAGCAATGCGCTTATTAGCCCAGCGTGATTATAGTGAACAAGAGATGCGCCGTAAGCTTGCGGCGCACTCTCCTTTTGACCGTACCGCAGAAAAAGAACCCATCTCCAAAGAATCCATCGATCAGGCCATTGAATATTGCCATCAGTACAACTGGCTTAATGATGCAGAATACTCCCGTAAGTTTATTATTAGCCGCAGCCATAAAGGTTATGGTCGTCAGCGCATTCAGTCGGAATTACAGCAAAAGGGCATCGATCGGGACGATATATCCCGGGCCATGCAAGAGTGCGAAATTGACTGGTATGAGAAAGCCAAAAAAGTGGCCACCCAGCGTTTTGGCGATGATATCCCGAGCGACTGGAAAGAACGCTCAAAAATGCAGCGTTATCTGGCCTATCGCGGATTTGCTCAGGACGAAATTCAATCAG